GGAACTGAGCTACCTTTTGAtgccactaaaaaaaaaaatttttaattattttttttaatgaccagaaaaataaaaaattttctatggcttgcaaaaaaacctaaagtagtttttattaaaaaaacttactgTCATTATTAACAGTTTCAGGATCATGAGAATGAGAACTATCAAGACTAGATCTCGACGTAGCCAAATGATCCATTCCCTGTATTTTTAATCCTTCAATACCAATAACTTCCGGATTAGAGCTCAGCCGTCGTCTTGCACTTTTTTTACCAGCCCGTTTAAATAAAGCTGCGCCCACGATAACATTTCGCAGTTTATTCCACATTAGTTGGCTTGAGTTGGTCATATCTGACGGCCAGGTGGCTTCAAGGACAGCCTGTTTACGAAATAACTCCATTAAAAAACCTCATAAACACAATAATAACCTCCGTTATcctctatattattattatttaaataataaataacacaaaacataaaactatttttcattaCCTTGTTATAAAATCCGTATGTGAGTGCATTAGGTTGCACGCCGCTGCGTTTCATgtgaaataacaatttaacTGCCAGTACTGGTTGACCATAGACACCGCAGAGTTGCATCATTGCTCTATAACACACCTAGAGTAATATAATACATAGATATTTATACAAAAGTATTCTTACAAgacaaataaaaacataaataataaaatatcagagCTCACTTCCTCCATGGGGTCCAGCCGTAACTTTTGCATTTTAACGAGCAGCTCGTAAGCTTGATGGAGGATAGCAGCCGGTTGACTGGATACTTGCAGCATTGCTGGTAAATGTAAGAACCAAAGACTATTGCACGTACCCAGTAAACATCTGCCCCATCGCTCAGGAAGTGCTGCCTAAATAACaatgttcaaaaataaatatatgcttgcataataaattattattgctggAGTAATAATGTccataattaaaagttattgcaGTACTTACTTGTTTACGAGCCATTCTCTGAGCAACTTTAATCTCGTGTTTAGTCCGACGAGCCATTGGACTACCAGGTGTAATACCAAAAGCACTCAATGCCGGGTTTTtattactcaaatttttttgcggCCTCATTAAATCTGgatttagtttaaaagttttataaacgACTGGCTGCTGATTAGGCCCGGGATCTGGAGGTGGTATGAATACTGTTCGCTCGCTGTGCTGAGACTCATCTAATTCCAAGAACGTGACATTTTCTTCTTCAACTCGCTCAGTGCACTCGTCGAAGAATGCTAATCCCGCCATATCCATATCAGAAACAAAGCTGCGTTCTTCAATAAACCGAATAAACATTTGCGTTCTCACGAGCATACTGTAAAATTTTGCGTGAGCTTTGTCACGACTACGCAAGAACGCTTGGATATTAAACAGACTAGTAGGATCAGTTGAACCAACAGTTGGCGCTTTAGTTATTGGTAATAAATAACTGCGATATCCTTTGAGAATTAGAGCCATGAAGTGTAAAAATGAGTCTTGAATTTCTAATTCAAGCCCTTGTTCCTTGCGCTTTTGTTGGAATTCTTTATCGACACTGAAGTCTTCATCTGGTTTTTCACGTTGCGAGTGAAACTTACCCTGGCTGCTCAACTTCAACGAAATTCGCTCCAAGTCATTTTTCAACAGCCTCGCTGGTTTCTTCGGCAACAACTTGATGTTCAGATGACGTTTGTCTTCACAGAGTACAATATTATTGGTGTCCAAGTTGACGCAGTTTACATCAGACGGTGGATCATACAGGTCGAAAAAACGCGAGTCAACGCCAATGAGAAACGGCAACGGAGCATGCAGCACCTCTGCCAATCCCAGCGGGCACAGTGGTATGTACGGACACTGCCATTTAAAGGGGAACAGTATCATAGCGATGGCTTCGCTTACTGATGTCAGTACATCAGGTCTCAGTGAGTGTACTAGTATTTTTTGCTCCGTCAGTATCAGTAGCAGTATCAGCATACAATTTTCAGGACCCAGATTAACAAGCAGCTGTCGAAAACTTGCGCCAGAACGTGGCAATGCCAAGTCTTCAGGTTGGGTCAATATAAGACGATCTGTGCTGCTCAACTGAACGAGAATCCTCGGTCTCTGGGGACTTGGAAAAGGTATATcacacaaaaaatatgatatatatttttcaatcggTATACTCTGAGGTTTTTCATTAACCATATTGTgtaaaaaacctaaaaatttttcaaaggtaTCAAAAAATGGCCAGTGAGACAGTATGCATATTGATTTACTGATGTTCAATGACTGCAGCTCTGGATCAGTGTACTGCAATTTTTCTAATTGTCCTagagttaattttttgaggacaccaaattttttaaacactttCATTTTAACCAATGGCTTGTCTGTTATACTTTCGTCGGCCTCAATAATGCTcgtattagtattatttattttagaatctAAATCATTATTGTGTTCGTTGTTGTGTTTcgtattattcaaaaaatcaggTATTACTTCTTCGTAAAAGGTTATCGCCGAGCCGTATATCTTTTGAGCAGCATCAGCGACAGTCAGTACGAATGTCGAAAATACCGGTTTGGGTTTACAGGCAACTTTCGGCCAACACTCAATGGTAGCGCCCATTGGCAAACAAAACATAGCGACTGAATTTGGAAATCCGAAGCTATTGTAATCCGTCATTGGATATTTGTACAGTATCGAGGGTTTAAATGATATCAAATTAGCTctattcattgattttttgtaaCACAAAAAAACATCACTTCCTAACATacctttatttaaatttttgtttattgtacAGAATGCCTGCGGTGCCGTTTCTcctttatttgttaatataaCACATACGTCCGTAACAACAAGTGAATTACAAGGCATTTTTCTACTGGCACGTCTATATgttacaaatattttcgatgttgaattattaacattagCAACATGTCCATGTGGTGTTTCTGTTATCATTTTAGCATCCTCCATAATACGTTCTTTGCCATCGTAAATAATAcctaaaatagttaattaattaataagcaataaattaatttatgatactgaagttagccgacgtctaataatttttttaaaaatgataaaatataagaaaaaaatatttttaaaaatcgcgccaatagtttttttaattttctacatatattgattttttgaagaaaaaaaaaaacaaatgtaaaaattgttaaccaggataattagtaaataataaataataattaccgaTATCTACGAGCGGTGGTTTGTCTCTACCTCTTCGGTAGCACAGATAACATTCATTAGTACGTAAACTCCCGTGATTTAAATCCCCAGGAAATCCGGAGACCGTGTGCTCCAATAACGTGTACCCTTCGGGACAAGTTTCACCCAGAGCTGGGAATATCACAGCCAGATCTGTGATCGGAGCTTGCAAATTGCAATCTTTGAGGTGTGTACCTTCTTGACACCAGTCTTCCAACTTGTCAGACTCGTTGTCGTTGTCAAAGTCGTCATTCTGACCCGGCAAACCAGCGACGACAAAATAATCAGCGACTCTACGGTCGTCCATCGTTACTAAAAACTTAATACTGCTTTTATGTCAATCCATCAGCATCGTCTGATGATTAATGTAGTTACTGTGCTGTATTAAACTATATCTTGTTCAGCTGGCCATAAAATTTCGTAGACGATTACTTTCTCTATTTACACCATTTAAAAacattgtttattaataacttttattattatttggtgATTACTCATgctatgattaattattaattttgtcttatttattaatgatttctGCATGCacccattttatttatttcatcagCATTGCTTGcataagtattattataattaacaaatatatattttattctgaaaaatttaatgacatttattaaaatttacatgcAATAGtcgaattataaataaattcatgagTCTGAaggtagcagacatcagacaaattttaaattataaataattagaaaaaaaatatttacaaaaaatgcacttactaattacaaaattttttaaatgcgcattttttttaaatttaattttattaattatttactctaattaataattaaaaattttttttatgtctgctacattcacactcataattaattccatgataaattaaattcttactTGATttagaaacataaaaataatttttttaataaatctgtTGACGTTTAATATTCACATAGATcctcatatatacataaatatattatttatattattattgtagacCAGTACATAAATACAGTCGATTTAGAAAATTATCAGAGGAATTAcgtcaattatattattattgttttaaataaaatatttaaacttcaaTCACAATCACAAACTCAATgacattatcattaaatatttaaaataaataatttatgagcagtaaaaaatttttttttagtacagGTTAGATGTATGTGACACAGGtaatgtttttgtttaaaaaaaataatactttttaaaaagtataataatatcaagttataattgttttcattattatttttataaacacgTCAATTTTGTTGGTAATTAACTTTAACTATTAAGTAACCCacttgtttatatttatttactgttggtgatatttaaataattattcagacaaataaatgatgttaaaaaataattatttattataacaatattaaaaccCGTGTTTCTTGGACGGCCATTTTTACTCACTGGCAAAATGGTCGACTGTTggtctcatttttattttattatttttttttttgaatttttttatttatttaatacaataataataataataataataactgcaataataaatcataaatatatattattattaagtatctCAGACTTTATTCACTTCCTCTAGCCTAGATAAAACTATTAtactttacatatatttatggacatatacatacacaaatatatgtatatatacacatatatatgttgtatCTTATACTTGTCATTGTTATCTTGTACATCCGACGATGTTTTATGtcatgattttaataaataataattatggatTCTAGTGATTGATagttgggaaaaaaaattaattttactttttttattatggaaataaaaaaaaattcatttgaataattatttaaaacgagTGCGGGAGTGTTACCAAcggtaggaaatttaatttagtggCGTGAGTGGGCAATTTCGGGTTTGAATTTAAACCAATTGTGGACTAGACGCGATGCTgccattttacttttttattttctagtgAAAGTTACAGACAAAgacttttattctttttattttaatttgtatttttatttgtttgtaaataatttagttttaagtgcCGCGTTTTTACTCTCGGGTAATtgtgcaataaataattagtctaacaacaaaaatataatataatataatatataaaattgcaAGTAATATGaacatgatcctgaagttaacataCAATTGATTTTCGGATTTTCTTTTCAACAaatcgattataaaaaaaaaaaactaaaaatatgcacttgtagaaaattttaaaaactacatgtgtaattttttcaaatattttttttttataaattatcattttaaaaaaaatctaaaaattattagaactcagctaacttcagtatcatacagacaaagactttttttaaatttaaattagagtttttGTTTGTTAGTAAGAAATTGAGTGTTTagtgttatatttttactatcagGTACTggtgtaataaataattagtgtaataaaaaaaaatatatatatataatattatatataaaagtgcAAGTGATGTGAATCGTGTTCCagaatttgtttaaaaaaaaagtaagacaaataaataattatttaaaatttaatactagtgataataataataatgaaaataataataataataataataataataatattgatagtgtatgtaactgacaagtggcattttttaaataaataaataaagtgtaaatagaataaaaatttaaaaatgcgcatttttaaaaattttattctgtttatttaaaatttataaattttttcatgtctgCCAGATTCACACTCATATAATACTG
The sequence above is drawn from the Microplitis demolitor isolate Queensland-Clemson2020A chromosome 3, iyMicDemo2.1a, whole genome shotgun sequence genome and encodes:
- the LOC103568827 gene encoding DENN domain-containing protein Crag isoform X1, encoding MDDRRVADYFVVAGLPGQNDDFDNDNESDKLEDWCQEGTHLKDCNLQAPITDLAVIFPALGETCPEGYTLLEHTVSGFPGDLNHGSLRTNECYLCYRRGRDKPPLVDIGIIYDGKERIMEDAKMITETPHGHVANVNNSTSKIFVTYRRASRKMPCNSLVVTDVCVILTNKGETAPQAFCTINKNLNKGMLGSDVFLCYKKSMNRANLISFKPSILYKYPMTDYNSFGFPNSVAMFCLPMGATIECWPKVACKPKPVFSTFVLTVADAAQKIYGSAITFYEEVIPDFLNNTKHNNEHNNDLDSKINNTNTSIIEADESITDKPLVKMKVFKKFGVLKKLTLGQLEKLQYTDPELQSLNISKSICILSHWPFFDTFEKFLGFLHNMVNEKPQSIPIEKYISYFLCDIPFPSPQRPRILVQLSSTDRLILTQPEDLALPRSGASFRQLLVNLGPENCMLILLLILTEQKILVHSLRPDVLTSVSEAIAMILFPFKWQCPYIPLCPLGLAEVLHAPLPFLIGVDSRFFDLYDPPSDVNCVNLDTNNIVLCEDKRHLNIKLLPKKPARLLKNDLERISLKLSSQGKFHSQREKPDEDFSVDKEFQQKRKEQGLELEIQDSFLHFMALILKGYRSYLLPITKAPTVGSTDPTSLFNIQAFLRSRDKAHAKFYSMLVRTQMFIRFIEERSFVSDMDMAGLAFFDECTERVEEENVTFLELDESQHSERTVFIPPPDPGPNQQPVVYKTFKLNPDLMRPQKNLSNKNPALSAFGITPGSPMARRTKHEIKVAQRMARKQAALPERWGRCLLGTCNSLWFLHLPAMLQVSSQPAAILHQAYELLVKMQKLRLDPMEEVCYRAMMQLCGVYGQPVLAVKLLFHMKRSGVQPNALTYGFYNKAVLEATWPSDMTNSSQLMWNKLRNVIVGAALFKRAGKKSARRRLSSNPEVIGIEGLKIQGMDHLATSRSSLDSSHSHDPETVNNDMASKGSSVPDLPGLGFMDMKIKSKFLRQDSIVKDVGMICATQPEVLDDSPTDSRSIDTPESPLKSPVRTPVTENDPLGALVNDETPIVSPSEENDSNCSTSTLTVVNNTLGERPGGPLLFRSSNANTIPRSATFHQAVDETGPAVSSQLQRSETMPHSVAQQGEQERERDRLEISSLWSNKDSVTSSLSSLGSSLKLSFGRYSTGGLTFGKNKDLISSNVFIESLSLSNYISPSSLTGKKSNEIILGGLNSLKSAATSVAKKFDEIKEAISATSTPVKLKERDQRLGYGLSHESLDSLTDGSQQDRNEMSARMSGDSGMEVLGSLCELADCMYPKGSREFEDRLAVELVISSASRCHHCLAILYDEEIMAGWQPEDSNLNTVCQFCDKATVPLLTVTILDYRCNEGEKINDPLTGALIELMEQPRELPEPITVPYLNPLVLRKELENVLSQEGDTCLTKHRFIQEHPIVYWNLIWYFERINLNSHLPELWLNNDNIKDLPTNSSLVGVRTMWDNEKLHMNRLPMYLQWKQNLQEERSLMQNVITNVRHNNLTEPIKRVALERSKAEVKEQPPFSIYRDILFLAFTALGRTNIDQGVFDRQYSAALENLTDNEEKLLHSTDAAPSPMTLYCRHYFKQLSV
- the LOC103568827 gene encoding DENN domain-containing protein Crag isoform X2, producing the protein MDDRRVADYFVVAGLPGQNDDFDNDNESDKLEDWCQEGTHLKDCNLQAPITDLAVIFPALGETCPEGYTLLEHTVSGFPGDLNHGSLRTNECYLCYRRGRDKPPLVDIGIIYDGKERIMEDAKMITETPHGHVANVNNSTSKIFVTYRRASRKMPCNSLVVTDVCVILTNKGETAPQAFCTINKNLNKGMLGSDVFLCYKKSMNRANLISFKPSILYKYPMTDYNSFGFPNSVAMFCLPMGATIECWPKVACKPKPVFSTFVLTVADAAQKIYGSAITFYEEVIPDFLNNTKHNNEHNNDLDSKINNTNTSIIEADESITDKPLVKMKVFKKFGVLKKLTLGQLEKLQYTDPELQSLNISKSICILSHWPFFDTFEKFLGFLHNMVNEKPQSIPIEKYISYFLCDIPFPSPQRPRILVQLSSTDRLILTQPEDLALPRSGASFRQLLVNLGPENCMLILLLILTEQKILVHSLRPDVLTSVSEAIAMILFPFKWQCPYIPLCPLGLAEVLHAPLPFLIGVDSRFFDLYDPPSDVNCVNLDTNNIVLCEDKRHLNIKLLPKKPARLLKNDLERISLKLSSQGKFHSQREKPDEDFSVDKEFQQKRKEQGLELEIQDSFLHFMALILKGYRSYLLPITKAPTVGSTDPTSLFNIQAFLRSRDKAHAKFYSMLVRTQMFIRFIEERSFVSDMDMAGLAFFDECTERVEEENVTFLELDESQHSERTVFIPPPDPGPNQQPVVYKTFKLNPDLMRPQKNLSNKNPALSAFGITPGSPMARRTKHEIKVAQRMARKQAALPERWGRCLLGTCNSLWFLHLPAMLQVSSQPAAILHQAYELLVKMQKLRLDPMEEVCYRAMMQLCGVYGQPVLAVKLLFHMKRSGVQPNALTYGFYNKAVLEATWPSDMTNSSQLMWNKLRNVIVGAALFKRAGKKSARRRLSSNPEVIGIEGLKIQGMDHLATSRSSLDSSHSHDPETVNNDMASKGSSVPDLPGLGFMDMKIKSKFLRQDSIVKDVGMICATQPEVLDDSPTDSRSIDTPESPLKSPVRTPVTENDPLGALVNDETPIVSPSEENDSNCSTSTLTVVNNTLGERPGGPLLFRSSNANTIPRSATFHQAVDETGPAVSSQLQRSETMPHSVAQQGEQERERDRLEISSLWSNKDSVTSSLSSLGSSLKLSFGPSSLTGKKSNEIILGGLNSLKSAATSVAKKFDEIKEAISATSTPVKLKERDQRLGYGLSHESLDSLTDGSQQDRNEMSARMSGDSGMEVLGSLCELADCMYPKGSREFEDRLAVELVISSASRCHHCLAILYDEEIMAGWQPEDSNLNTVCQFCDKATVPLLTVTILDYRCNEGEKINDPLTGALIELMEQPRELPEPITVPYLNPLVLRKELENVLSQEGDTCLTKHRFIQEHPIVYWNLIWYFERINLNSHLPELWLNNDNIKDLPTNSSLVGVRTMWDNEKLHMNRLPMYLQWKQNLQEERSLMQNVITNVRHNNLTEPIKRVALERSKAEVKEQPPFSIYRDILFLAFTALGRTNIDQGVFDRQYSAALENLTDNEEKLLHSTDAAPSPMTLYCRHYFKQLSV